The sequence ACGGTGGAGCCGAACAGTCGGCGCGCGATCCGGACCAGCAGCAGCACCGAGAGGGTGCCGATCAGGGCCGCGGAGAATCGCCAGCCCACCTCGGGGGCGGTGGTGAACAGGTGCCCGGCGGCGGAGACCCCGTGTTCGGCGTCGGTGTACCCGAAGGCCCATTCACCGAGCCCGATGAGCCATTTTCCCAGGGGCGGGTGGACCACATACGACGGGCCGCCGTCCTGGTAGTTCCACTCGACGCCCCGGTCGACCAGCCCCCAGGCGTCCCGGGCGTAGTAGACCTCGTCGAAGATCTTGCCCGGTGGGTTTCCGAGGTTGACGAGGCGCAGGATCGCCGCGATCGTGACGATCACCGCGGTGGCCAGCCAGGACCGCCGGTCGAGCCGGTTGTCAATGGTGGCCAGCCGGCGGCGGACGATGGTGGGAAGGCCCTTGCCGAGGGGCAGGCCCCGGTCCGTCTGCTCGGGCTGTTCCGGCCCGGCCTGGCCGCCGGGGTGCGCTGTTGACGCCTGGGTCACCCCGTGATCGTAGGCTGCAAAGGTGGGCCTGCGCGCCCACCGCCCCAAGGAAGCCCTATAACCGTCGATGAAGGAGCGTCCTTTCGTGGATGCGAAGTCCGATGTCGGACACCTCGTCCTGCTTGGCGCGCCACTCGGAAATCCGGCCGACGCCTCCGCCCGGCTCCGTGAGGTCCTCGCCACCGCTGACCTGGTGGCAGCCGAGGACACCCGGCGCCTCGCCCGGTTGGCGCGGGAGCTCGAGGTGACCGTTACCGGGCGGATCGTCTCATATTTTGAGGGCAATGAAGAGCGTCGTACGCCGGAACTTGTCGAGGCTCTCCGCGCTGGCCTCGGCGTCGCCCTGATCACCGACGGTGGCATGCCCAGCGTCTCCGACCCCGGCTACCGGTTGGTTCGGGCGGCATTGGACGCCGGGATACCGGTCACCGCCGCCCCCGGCCCCAGCGCGGTCACCACCGCCCTCACCCTCTCCGGGCTGGCCAGCGACCGGTTCTGCTTCGAGGGCTTCCTGCCCCGCAGCCCGGGCGCACGCCGCGCCCGGCTGACCGCGCTCGCCACCGAGGAACGCACCCTGGTCTTCTTCGAGGCGCCGCACCGGGTCGCCGCGTCCCTCGCCGACCTGGCCACGGCGTTCGGCGCCCACCGGCCGGCGGCGCTCTGTCGAGAGCTGACCAAGACCTACGAACAGGTGCTCCGGCGTCCACTCGGTGAGTTGGCGAGCTGGGCCGCCGAGAAGCCAGCGCGTGGCGAGATCACGCTGGTGGTTGCGGGTGCGACGGGTCCGGCCCGGCAACGGCCGGACGACGAGACACTGCGGTCGGCGGTCACCGTCCGGGAGGAGGCTGGCCGCTCCCGCCGGGACGCGGTGACCGAGGTCGCCGTCGAGTACGGACTACGCCGACGTGAGGTCTACGACATCGTCCACCGGTGAGGCGGGCGAGGAAGGAAGTGACCAGGGCGACTGGAGCGAGCCTGTTGGTTCGCGGCCCCGCGGCCGGGGTCACTAGGCTTGTTGGTCATGAGTCACGTTCTCGCGGCGGTTGCCTGGCCCTACGCCAATGGCCCGCGTCACATCGGCCACGTCTCCGGCTTCGGCGTTCCCTCCGACGTCTTCGCCCGGTACATGCGCATGGCTGGCCACGACGTGCTCATGGTCTCCGGCACCGACGAACACGGCACGCCGATCCAGGTGCAGGCCGACGCGGAGGGGGTCACCCCCCGCGAACTGGCCGACCGCTACAACCGGGTGATCGTGGCGGACCTGCACGGGCTCGGGCTCACCTACGACCTGTTCACCCGCACCACCACCGGCAACCACTACGCCGTGGTGCAGGAGCTGTTCGAGGGGATGTACCGCAACGGGTACATCGTGTCGAAGACCACCATGGGCGCCATCTCCCCGTCCACCGGCCGGACCCTGCCCGACCGCTACATCGAGGGCACCTGCCCGATCTGCGGCTACGAGAGCGCCCGTGGCGACCAGTGCGACAGCTGCGGCAACCAGCTTGACCCGATCGACCTGCGAAACCCAAAGTCGAAGATCAACGGGGAGACTCCGAAGTTCGTCGAGACCGAACACTTCTTCCTCGACCTGCCGGCGCTCGCCGGCGTACTGGGGCAGTGGCTGGACACGCGGGAGGGCTGGCGGCCGAACGTGCTGCGCTTCTCCAAGAACCTGTTGGACGACCTCCAGCCCCGGGCGATCACCCGGGACCTTGAGTGGGGCGTGCCGATCCCGCTCGACGGCTGGCGGGAGCGTGGCGACAAGCGCATCTACGTGTGGTTCGACGCGGTCATCGGCTACCTCTCCGCCTCGATCGAGTGGGCTCGCCGCTCCGGTGACCCACAGGCGTGGCGCCGGTGGTGGTCTGCGGACGGGCCGGGCAAGGACGCCCCCAGCCACTACTTCATGGGCAAGGACAACATCGTCTTCCACTCGGTGATCTGGCCGGCGCTGCTCGCCGGCTACTCCGGCGAAGGCTCCCACGACGGGCAGCCGGGCGAGTTGGGTCGGCTGAACCTGCCCACCGAGGTGGTCTCCAGCGAGTTCCTGACCATGGAGGGGCGGAAGTTCTCCTCGTCCCGTCGCGTGGTCATCTACGTCCGCGACTTCCTGGAGCGCTACGACGCCGACGCGTTGCGCTACTTCATCGCGGTGGCCGGGCCGGAGAGTAACGACACCGACTTCACCTGGGCGGAGTTCCTCCGGCGCAACAACGACGAGTTGGTCGCCGGCTGGGGCAACCTGGTCAACCGCTCCATCTCGATGGCCGCGAAGAACTTCGGCGCGATCCCGCCGGTCGACCCCGCCGGGCTCACCGAGGCCGACGAGACGCTGCTCGCGGTGGCCCGGGCCGGCTTCGACACGGTCGGCGAGCTGATCGGCCGGCACCGGCAGAAGCAGGCGATCGGCGAGGCGATGAAGGTGGTGGCCGAGGCCAACCGCTACCTCTCCGAGCAGGCGCCGTGGAAGCTCAAGGGCGAGGCGGACCGGCCGCGGATGGGGACCGTCCTGCACGTCGCCCTCCAGGTCGTCAGCGATGCGAACACGCTGCTCACCCCATTCCTGCCGCACTCCGCACAGAAGATCCACCAGCTGCTCGGTGGCACCGGGGTGCACGCGCCGATGCCGGTGATCGAGGAGGTTGAGGACCTCGACGGCGGGCCGGCCTACCCGGTGCTGACCGGCGACTACACGGTCGGTGCCCGGTGGGAGTCGGTGCCGTTGGCGGTGGGGCGTGCCCTCGACCCGCCCAAGCCGGTGTTCCGCAAACTCGACCCGTCGATCGTTGACGAGGAGCTGGCCCGCCTGGCGGGCTGAGGCACATCCACCGGGGCGTACCTGGTGTGTGATGCTTGCGCCGATGACAGAGCAGACCGAATCCCGTAGGCAGCGCGCGACCCGGCGGGCCGGGGAGTTCCCGCCCGCGCCCGCGCCGCTGCCCCGACCGGTGCCCGACAGCCACACGCACCTCGACATCACGATCAGTGAGGCCGGGGTCCCGCCGCGCCGTACCCCGGCC comes from Salinispora tropica CNB-440 and encodes:
- the metG gene encoding methionine--tRNA ligase, whose amino-acid sequence is MSHVLAAVAWPYANGPRHIGHVSGFGVPSDVFARYMRMAGHDVLMVSGTDEHGTPIQVQADAEGVTPRELADRYNRVIVADLHGLGLTYDLFTRTTTGNHYAVVQELFEGMYRNGYIVSKTTMGAISPSTGRTLPDRYIEGTCPICGYESARGDQCDSCGNQLDPIDLRNPKSKINGETPKFVETEHFFLDLPALAGVLGQWLDTREGWRPNVLRFSKNLLDDLQPRAITRDLEWGVPIPLDGWRERGDKRIYVWFDAVIGYLSASIEWARRSGDPQAWRRWWSADGPGKDAPSHYFMGKDNIVFHSVIWPALLAGYSGEGSHDGQPGELGRLNLPTEVVSSEFLTMEGRKFSSSRRVVIYVRDFLERYDADALRYFIAVAGPESNDTDFTWAEFLRRNNDELVAGWGNLVNRSISMAAKNFGAIPPVDPAGLTEADETLLAVARAGFDTVGELIGRHRQKQAIGEAMKVVAEANRYLSEQAPWKLKGEADRPRMGTVLHVALQVVSDANTLLTPFLPHSAQKIHQLLGGTGVHAPMPVIEEVEDLDGGPAYPVLTGDYTVGARWESVPLAVGRALDPPKPVFRKLDPSIVDEELARLAG
- the rsmI gene encoding 16S rRNA (cytidine(1402)-2'-O)-methyltransferase yields the protein MDAKSDVGHLVLLGAPLGNPADASARLREVLATADLVAAEDTRRLARLARELEVTVTGRIVSYFEGNEERRTPELVEALRAGLGVALITDGGMPSVSDPGYRLVRAALDAGIPVTAAPGPSAVTTALTLSGLASDRFCFEGFLPRSPGARRARLTALATEERTLVFFEAPHRVAASLADLATAFGAHRPAALCRELTKTYEQVLRRPLGELASWAAEKPARGEITLVVAGATGPARQRPDDETLRSAVTVREEAGRSRRDAVTEVAVEYGLRRREVYDIVHR